GAAGTGAGCTTGCCATGCAACCTCTGTGATGAAACGGACTTTCAGGCGGGTGTCTTCATTGGCACCGCAGTATGTATCAACAACAAACAGGCGCTTTGCAGAAAGCTGGCTTGTCACCAACTCCTTAAGCTCACCCCAAACTTCGCCTGAGATTGCCTTGTTGTCGTTTTTGCCCTGATCAGACCACCAGATCGTATCTTTAGTGGTGTCGTCTTTAACGATATATTTGTCTTTAGGTGAACGACCGGTAAAAATACCCGTGTCTACGGAAACCGCACCAAGCTCGGTGACGATGCCTTTTTCATAGCCCTCTAGGCTATCTTTAGTTTCTTCTTCGAACAGCAAATCGTAAGAAGGGTTGTAGACAATCTCTTGAACATTATCGATACCATATTTCGAAAGGTCGATGTTTTGAGTCGGGCTCATTTATAACTCCGGTGTCATTGTTAGAGTGCGTCAGAGAGAAAGGTAAGCACTCCTGCCTAAAAGTGGGGCGGAAAATAACAGTTTGACCGCCCAGAGACAACAGGCTCATTGCATTTTTATTTCGTTTTTTTTGCAACAATAAGTTCAACTGCAGATATTATGCAGTAAATCCATCGCCTCATTCATATTTTTTACATTATTTTCAAAGGGGTAACGTATAACTCGCGAGGCCAGCTTCAAGTCTATCCCATCCCCATCAAGGCGCAGCACTTGCCAGTTCTTCCCCCGTTGCTTGAGTAATTTTGTTGCGCAAGTTCGTGCAAACTCCGGTAATTCAGTATTCAGCTGCTTAATTAGCTCTAACTGATTTTTTGAAAAGAACAAGGAAGCCGCCGAGTCGCCCAGATATTGCCCATCATCAAGCCAAACAGCCTTGCCAAAACCGCCGACATAATGGGCTTTTTCAACCTTTAGCCGATAGAAATTAAAGTCGCCAAAATTTGCATACATTTTAGCCGAAGGGTGAAGTTGCATAAAAATTGAGCACACCTCTTCCTCCTCAATTTTTCCCATTTCCCCCACCAGCGAGACGCGCGGGCCTGCTTGTGGATTTGAAAGCTGGGATGCTTGCTCACATAAAAATGAAACAGAAGGCTTTTTTAAAATATTTTGTGTGTGATCTGCCAAATCTGAAAAGAGAAAAATCGGCTGACCTTGATAGTCAAATGCACAAGCGCAAAACGACACATAAGGCAGGCCTGTTTCACGATCCAATGTCGCCATACTGCCACTGCGACATGCCCGTGCAATTTTGCGTGCTTCAAATCCTATATCCATCGAGGGCGTCCCTTTATTTTAGTTTTGATTGACCCTATATCCTTTCGGACCATATAGTCATGCAAATTGTTGATTTTATAACATAGAGAATTCAAACCGTGGCCCATACCATTGCCCTTGTCGATGATGACCGCAATATCATCACCTCCGTTTCCATCCTTTTAGAAGCCGAAGGGTATAGCGTGCGCACCTATCGCGATGGTGAAGAAGGGTTAAATGGCATTATGAATAATCCGCCTGACCTTGTTGTGCTGGATATCAAAATGCCGCGCATGGACGGGATGGAAATGCTCGGTCAATTGCGCAAGGATAGCCAAGTTCCGGTCATTTTCCTCACCTCAAAAGATGATGAGATTGACGAATTGCTCGGCCTGCGCATGGGGGCTGATGATTTTATTCGCAAACCCTTTTCACAACGCTTGCTGTTAGAACGCATCCGCGTGCTCATTCGCCGCCAAGATGCCATTCGCCAACAATCAGAAGGCAGTCGCAATAGTGATGATGTTATGCAACGAGGCCCCCTTTTGCTGGATGCGGGACGTCATTTATGTGCCTGGAAAAAAGAACATGTGAATTTGACCGTGACGGAATTTCTCATTGTTGAATCCCTTGCGCGCCACCCCGGTCATGTCAAAAGCCGCGATCAATTAATTGATGCGGCCTATGGTGAGCATATTTATGTGGATGATCGCACCATTGATAGCCACATCAAACGGGTGCGCAAAAAGTTCAAACTGGTGGATAAGGAGTTCAACCAGATCGAGACCCTTTATGGTGTGGGTTATCGTTATCGTGAAACTGTGGAATCCTAACTCCCCCAGAATGACGAGACAATAAATGCAGCCTTCATTTTCCCCACAGCCCCCGCGCTTTAGCCGCTCCACCAGAATGTTCTCGCCCATTACCTTGCGTATTTTGGCTGTCAACATGCTGGCCTTGGGGATTTTGGTCATCGGTATCCTTTATCTTGGGGAATATCGCCGCGGTCTCATCCTGTCTGAAGTTTCCGGTCTTGAAATTCAAGGCGAAATGTTTGCTGCTGCCCTTGGTGAAGGTGCCTCAATCAAACAGGTGGATAAAAATAAAACACTGGTCTTTAGTGTCGCACGACAAATGGTGGGGCGCTTGGTGCAAAAAGGCACACGTGCACGCCTGTTTGCCCTTGATAGTTCCTTAATGGCCGATAGTGGCGAGCTTATCCGGCGCTCGGCTGAAAACCCCATCCATCAAAATGAAAGCACCATTGAAAAAGGTCTGCGCCTTGCTCAAGAGTTCAGCTCCAAAGTGCTTTTTGGCGAACAAGACCTACCGCTTTATATTGAGCCTCCCATCCAGACCGCCAGCCATTTCCCCGAAGCCGCTATGGCGCTTAATGGCGAATATGGCGGCATGATCCGCGAAACCGTTGATGGCGGTATTATGATCTCGGTCGCCGTACCGGTTACGCGTGATAACCATATCCTTGGGGCCTTGCTCTTATCAAAAGGATCAGAAGATATCGAAGGCGCGCTTTTTGATGTGCGCCTGCATATTTTTAAGGTCTTTCTGATTTCCTTTGGGGTGACGATCTTCTTATCGCTGTATTTTGCCGGCACCATCGCGCGGCCTTTGCGCAAGCTTTCAAAAGCGGCCCATACCTTGCGCACAGGCATGAACCAACGCGATGAAATCCCTGATCTGACCAAGCGCAATGATGAAATTGGCGATCTTTCACAAGCCTTGCGCGAAATGACCCAAGCTCTATGGCACCGAATGGACGCCATTGAAAGTTTTGCCGCTGATGTGTCGCACGAGCTAAAAAACCCACTGACGTCTTTGCGCAGTGCTGTGGAAACGGCTGCCCGCGTGGATAATCCAAAAGCACAAAAACGCCTGATGGATATTATCCAACATGATGTTTCACGCCTTGATCGTCTCATCACCGATATTTCTGAGGCTTCGCGCGTAGATGCGGAAATGTCGCGGGCAAAAACTGAAGATATTGATCTTTGCGCCATGCTCAATACTTTGGTTGATATTCACCAAGCTCCCAAAGAAGCCGATCAAGCCAACACCACGCCCAAGCTTGTGCTGAATGCACAAGGCCAAGGGAATTATCATATTTTAGGGATGGAAGGACGTCTCGTTCAGGTCTTTCGCAATCTTATTGGCAATGCACTGACCTTTTCACCAAAAGATGGCACCATTACCCTCACGTTAGCCTCCCATAAAAACAGCCTCAATATCCTGATTGAAGATGAAGGCCCGGGCATTCCACCGGGGAATGAAGAAAAAATCTTCAAACGTTTTTATACGGAACGTCCAGAAACAGATGAATTTGGCAATCATTCCGGCCTAGGTCTTGCCATTTCCAAGCAGATTGTCGAAGCCCATGGCGGCACCATCACGGCAGAAAATAAAACCGATAACCAAGGCAAAATTACAGGGGCACGATTTATCGTGAATTTAGCAAAATCATGAGCCAGATCCATGCAACAGCCATCGCCGTTGATGAGCAAGGTATTTTACTTCGCGGTCCAAGCGGTGCGGGAAAATCCGACCTTGCCCTTCGCCTGATTGAACAAGGTGCCCAATTAATCAGTGATGACCGTGTCGAGCTGATGAAAAAAGGCACAGAGCTGATTGCCTATGCCCCAGCTAATATTGAAGGGCTGTTTGAAGTGCGCCATCTTGGCATTATCAAACTGCAAAATTTAGGCGCCACCCCCATCAAAATGGTGCTTGATCTGGTTTCAGCAGAAGAGCTTGAACGTTTTCCCAAAGATCAAACCATTGAGTTGGAAGGCATCACCCTGCCCTTAATGCGCCTAAACCCTTTTGAAACCAGTGCAGCCCCCAAAGTCTCCCTAGCCCTAGCCATCGCCCTTGGACATATTGAACGGATTAAATAATGTCTTCACAGAAAATTCTCATTGTAACGGGCCTGTCTGGTGCAGGCATCACCACCAGTTTGAAAATTCTGGAAGATATGGGCTATGAGACCATTGATGGCGTGCCGCTTTCACTTATCACCCAACTGGTGGGCAAGCCTGCCCCGCTCGCCATTGGGGTAGATATCCGCACCCGCGGCTTTGGTGTTGAGCCCTTGTTAGAAGAACTCGACCAGCTTAAAGAAACAAATAATCTCGATCTCTCGCTTGTCTTTATGGATTGTGATGATGAGATTATTGAACGGCGCTATGTGGAAACCCGCCATCGCCATCCCCTTGCTGATGAGCGCCCGGTATCAGATGGCATTCGCCATGAGCGTCAAATTCTAAGCCCGCTTTTAGAACGCTCTAATCTTGTTATTGATACAACAAATATGGCGATTAAGGACTGCAAGCGCATTTTGCAGGGCAATTTCGCCCTAAATGATCAAAAAAGCCTGAGCATTTTCGTCACGTCCTTTTCCTTTAAGAAAGGTATCCCGCGCGAGGCTGATCTGGTTTTTGATGTGCGTTTTTTGCGCAACCCTTATTATGACACAAACCTTCGCCCCCTAAACGGGCAAGATGATGCCGTCGGGGACTATATTGAAAAAGATGAAGGTTTTAAAGGCTTTATGGAAAATCTTGAAAATCTGATCGCCCCGCTATTGCCGCGCTATAGTGCAGAAGGCAAAAGCTACCTTACCATTGCCATTGGCTGCACAGGTGGGCAGCATCGTTCAGTTTATATTGCGCGAAAACTCTGTAACTGGTTAAATGAAACTGGTGAAAATGCGCAATTGCAACATCGTGAGTTGACGAAAAGCTCTCACTAAATCAAGATAGCCAGCTTGAAATAACGTAAGCCGTTAAAAAGGGAAGTGATCGAATGATCGGAATGGTGTTGGTAACACATGGTCGTCTCGCCGACGAATTGATTGCCGCTTTAGAACATGTGGTCGGTCCACAGGAAAATGTATCCTCCGTCTGTATTGGTCCTGATGACGATATGGAACAACGCCGCGCTGATATTTTAGAGCAGGTGTCAAACTGTGATACGGGGCAAGGGGTGATCCTTTTGACCGATATGTTTGGCGGCACACCTTCAAACCTTGCCATTTCCACCATGGATAAAGCCAATGTTGAAGTCATTGCAGGTGTAAACCTTCCCATGTTGGTGAAACTTGCCAGTGTGCGCAAAAACGAAGATTTGGCAGAGACCGCAGGCCAAGGCCAAGATGCCGGACGTAAATATATTAACATCGCCTCCAGCCTGCTGGGCCAAGACTAAGATAGACCAATGAGCCTTTCCCAAACATTAGAAATTAAAAACCAACGCGGCCTCCATGCCCGCGCAGCCGCTAAATTTGTTAAAACAGCAGCTGAATATGACTGCACCAATATTAAAGTGACAAAAGGCGGCCAGGAAGTGTGTGGCAATTCAATCATGGGCTTGCTCATGTTGGCGGCCAGTATCGGCACATCCATTGAAGTCACCACACAAGGCCCTAAAGAAGAACAAGCCTTAAGCGCGATTGCCCAATTGGTGAACGATAAATTCGGCGAAGACTAGGGTCTTCTCATGGAACAAATCTTTGAAGGTCTTGGTGTTTCAAGCGGCATCGGATTTGGCATTGCCCATATCCGCGAAAGTGGCTTGTGCGAAATCACTGAATATTGCATTCCCCCACAACATATTGAAGGTGAGCTCGCCCGCCTTGAAAAGGCGTTGGAGAAATCCAGAGACCAGCTTGTAAAGCTGCGCCAAAAAGCCAAGACACTGCCCGATGCGGCTTCAGAAGAGCTTGGCTTTTTGCTAGACGCCCATCTTCATATGTTAAAAGGCTCACGCCTTGTGCGCGGCATTGAAATTCATATCAAAGATCACAGCATCAATGCCGAAGCTGCTGTGCAACATGTGCTTGATGAAATCAGCGAAGGGTTTAAGGCCCTTGATGATGCCTATATTGCATCGCGCGAAAGCGATGTCCACCAAGTCGCTGCGCGCGTTATTCGCAACCTGTGTGAAGAACCGCAAAAGCCCTTTCATGATATTGATGAAAACTCCATCATCATTGC
The DNA window shown above is from Candidatus Terasakiella magnetica and carries:
- a CDS encoding HugZ family pyridoxamine 5'-phosphate oxidase — translated: MDIGFEARKIARACRSGSMATLDRETGLPYVSFCACAFDYQGQPIFLFSDLADHTQNILKKPSVSFLCEQASQLSNPQAGPRVSLVGEMGKIEEEEVCSIFMQLHPSAKMYANFGDFNFYRLKVEKAHYVGGFGKAVWLDDGQYLGDSAASLFFSKNQLELIKQLNTELPEFARTCATKLLKQRGKNWQVLRLDGDGIDLKLASRVIRYPFENNVKNMNEAMDLLHNICS
- a CDS encoding response regulator transcription factor; the encoded protein is MAHTIALVDDDRNIITSVSILLEAEGYSVRTYRDGEEGLNGIMNNPPDLVVLDIKMPRMDGMEMLGQLRKDSQVPVIFLTSKDDEIDELLGLRMGADDFIRKPFSQRLLLERIRVLIRRQDAIRQQSEGSRNSDDVMQRGPLLLDAGRHLCAWKKEHVNLTVTEFLIVESLARHPGHVKSRDQLIDAAYGEHIYVDDRTIDSHIKRVRKKFKLVDKEFNQIETLYGVGYRYRETVES
- a CDS encoding PTS sugar transporter subunit IIA encodes the protein MIGMVLVTHGRLADELIAALEHVVGPQENVSSVCIGPDDDMEQRRADILEQVSNCDTGQGVILLTDMFGGTPSNLAISTMDKANVEVIAGVNLPMLVKLASVRKNEDLAETAGQGQDAGRKYINIASSLLGQD
- the rapZ gene encoding RNase adapter RapZ, whose amino-acid sequence is MSSQKILIVTGLSGAGITTSLKILEDMGYETIDGVPLSLITQLVGKPAPLAIGVDIRTRGFGVEPLLEELDQLKETNNLDLSLVFMDCDDEIIERRYVETRHRHPLADERPVSDGIRHERQILSPLLERSNLVIDTTNMAIKDCKRILQGNFALNDQKSLSIFVTSFSFKKGIPREADLVFDVRFLRNPYYDTNLRPLNGQDDAVGDYIEKDEGFKGFMENLENLIAPLLPRYSAEGKSYLTIAIGCTGGQHRSVYIARKLCNWLNETGENAQLQHRELTKSSH
- a CDS encoding HPr family phosphocarrier protein, yielding MSLSQTLEIKNQRGLHARAAAKFVKTAAEYDCTNIKVTKGGQEVCGNSIMGLLMLAASIGTSIEVTTQGPKEEQALSAIAQLVNDKFGED
- a CDS encoding stimulus-sensing domain-containing protein; translation: MQPSFSPQPPRFSRSTRMFSPITLRILAVNMLALGILVIGILYLGEYRRGLILSEVSGLEIQGEMFAAALGEGASIKQVDKNKTLVFSVARQMVGRLVQKGTRARLFALDSSLMADSGELIRRSAENPIHQNESTIEKGLRLAQEFSSKVLFGEQDLPLYIEPPIQTASHFPEAAMALNGEYGGMIRETVDGGIMISVAVPVTRDNHILGALLLSKGSEDIEGALFDVRLHIFKVFLISFGVTIFLSLYFAGTIARPLRKLSKAAHTLRTGMNQRDEIPDLTKRNDEIGDLSQALREMTQALWHRMDAIESFAADVSHELKNPLTSLRSAVETAARVDNPKAQKRLMDIIQHDVSRLDRLITDISEASRVDAEMSRAKTEDIDLCAMLNTLVDIHQAPKEADQANTTPKLVLNAQGQGNYHILGMEGRLVQVFRNLIGNALTFSPKDGTITLTLASHKNSLNILIEDEGPGIPPGNEEKIFKRFYTERPETDEFGNHSGLGLAISKQIVEAHGGTITAENKTDNQGKITGARFIVNLAKS
- a CDS encoding HPr kinase/phosphorylase; its protein translation is MSQIHATAIAVDEQGILLRGPSGAGKSDLALRLIEQGAQLISDDRVELMKKGTELIAYAPANIEGLFEVRHLGIIKLQNLGATPIKMVLDLVSAEELERFPKDQTIELEGITLPLMRLNPFETSAAPKVSLALAIALGHIERIK